In Zingiber officinale cultivar Zhangliang chromosome 3B, Zo_v1.1, whole genome shotgun sequence, a single window of DNA contains:
- the LOC121967601 gene encoding uncharacterized protein LOC121967601, producing the protein MPKTSSSSSPSITPMNPSLKTQPLPSFPHQTLTPNPPPLAPAASLPSVEDQVGLLGASFPHHQNHGSLFMDDEDDDPSILPSGTLTHSGSPLSSLLRDDEDDEEEDPDDEEEIDREETLIGDQNPSSSAANQSLVSSRGDALAIVPVVTPRIDPAPHISSQFYTFNRESHALMVRCIMESRLATTDEIRSATPLSVLKSWRSVWKDRNEDTAYLTAWKRIQDKLRANVDGPLPALYFKNNPLQRVSHVDQWQEIVTSSHADPDLLRHLGQKETVDRIKQSWTVGAKFYGIPESFIRVCVSSCPVCSSSSSSLTSPGSSSLSRSKRRRFEYTESFEVPAKDVQRCLQQLAAKYKVVLCIRQKYIRYKPFTAEVKDYACHRAGEPSSATASVKKARVLKREPYQSKRCGCGFRIRAIVPIMNYNDKDKTFVYQEEGTAVFKLYAIHTGHEPGPLDGNARIIHRVVGNKVAYEFDSEMYGVREDVEPESFVSIMGKDDRDHYHIVMQQVHDLKAEVEILEGRVAKMNPDMLSSLTHDLSDMLHRLKSLSGGVKHDETAAMVGDEEVAKWRSNSSHHPGRHDIMFGKDSEIIEEDSDFGSDLGAIVPWDKMTVDCHDRKLLMRDSMKPDKWMLKEDCSDFDEKSILNCGVDEESKLIKPLTDSSLVGMQVDGFYSDSTKWYDSPGGLDPITDSGDGDFRHGGIV; encoded by the coding sequence ATGCCGAAGACCTCGTCGTCGTCTTCTCCGAGCATAACGCCGATGAACCCCTCCCTTAAGACTCAGCCGCTCCCGTCCTTCCCCCACCAAACCCTAACTCCCAATCCTCCGCCTCTGGCGCCCGCGGCTTCCTTGCCTTCCGTCGAGGACCAGGTCGGCCTCCTCGGCGCCTCTTTCCCCCACCACCAGAACCACGGATCCCTCTTCATGGACGACGAAGACGACGACCCGAGTATTCTCCCCTCTGGAACTCTGACGCATTCCGGATCCCCCTTGTCTTCCCTCCTACGCGACGACGAAGATGACGAGGAGGAGGATCCTGACGACGAGGAGGAGATTGACCGGGAGGAGACCTTGATCGGAGACCAGAATCCCTCGTCCTCTGCCGCAAATCAGTCTCTCGTTTCTTCCCGCGGCGATGCCCTCGCCATCGTCCCTGTCGTCACGCCCCGCATTGACCCTGCACCTCACATCTCGTCTCAGTTTTACACATTTAATCGGGAGTCCCACGCCCTGATGGTACGCTGCATTATGGAAAGCCGGCTTGCGACTACCGACGAGATCCGCTCTGCCACGCCTTTGTCTGTGCTTAAGTCGTGGCGCTCTGTATGGAAAGACAGGAACGAGGACACAGCCTACCTCACTGCATGGAAACGCATCCAGGACAAGCTTCGAGCTAACGTGGACGGCCCCCTCCCTGCGCTGTACTTCAAGAACAACCCGCTACAGCGGGTCTCTCATGTGGACCAATGGCAGGAGATCGTCACCTCCTCTCACGCTGACCCTGACCTACTGCGCCACCTTGGTCAGAAGGAAACCGTCGACAGGATAAAGCAGTCCTGGACAGTTGGTGCCAAATTCTATGGGATACCGGAGTCATTCATCCGAGTTTGTGTATCTTCCTGCCCAGTATGCTCCTCTTCGTCATCCTCGCTGACATCCCCTGGGAGCAGCAGCTTGTCACGGTCAAAAAGGCGGCGCTTTGAATACACTGAATCCTTTGAAGTGCCTGCTAAGGATGTGCAGCGCTGCCTGCAACAACTTGCAGCCAAATACAAGGTAGTTCTTTGTATCCGCCAAAAGTATATAAGGTACAAGCCTTTCACAGCTGAGGTGAAGGATTATGCATGCCACCGAGCAGGAGAGCCTTCATCAGCAACTGCGTCAGTTAAGAAAGCTAGGGTTCTAAAGAGGGAGCCGTACCAGTCAAAACGATGTGGCTGTGGTTTTCGGATAAGGGCTATTGTTCCAATCATGAATTACAATGATAAAGACAAGACCTTTGTGTACCAGGAGGAAGGAACTGCTGTATTCAAGCTATATGCAATTCATACTGGACATGAACCTGGGCCTCTTGATGGGAATGCTAGGATCATCCACCGAGTAGTTGGAAACAAGGTTGCTTATGAATTTGATTCAGAAATGTATGGTGTTAGAGAGGACGTGGAGCCTGAGTCATTTGTTAGCATTATGGGCAAGGATGACAGAGATCATTATCACATAGTTATGCAGCAGGTTCATGATCTCAAGGCTGAGGTTGAGATACTTGAAGGAAGAGTTGCCAAAATGAATCCAGATATGCTGAGTTCATTGACACATGATCTGTCTGATATGTTGCACAGATTGAAGAGTCTGAGTGGAGGTGTGAAGCATGATGAGACAGCAGCAATGGTAGGTGATGAGGAAGTTGCAAAATGGAGGAGCAATAGCAGCCACCATCCTGGCAGGCATGATATTATGTTTGGTAAAGACTCTGAAATTATTGAGGAGGACTCAGACTTTGGTTCAGATCTTGGAGCTATTGTGCCATGGGATAAAATGACAGTAGATTGCCATGATAGAAAGTTGCTTATGAGGGATAGCATGAAGCCTGATAAGTGGATGTTAAAGGAAGACTGTAGTGACTTTGATGAGAAAAGTATCCTCAATTGTGGTGTGGATGAGGAGTCCAAGTTGATAAAACCCTTGACTGATTCAAGTCTCGTAGGAATGCAAGTAGATGGTTTTTACAGTGACAGCACTAAGTGGTATGACTCACCGGGTGGCTTGGATCCTATTACAGATTCTGGAGATGGTGATTTTCGGCATGGAGGGATAGTGTAA